The Streptococcus mitis genome has a segment encoding these proteins:
- a CDS encoding ABC transporter ATP-binding protein encodes MSILSIKNISKFYTLDGKHQEQALRNINLQIAKGKITAIYGPSGCGKTSLLNIISGLDRQYEGVLEFKGESLRDLSEIELTQFRKDRIGFVFQNFNLIPYQSVLDNVKLPLYVKDLSDREMTMIAKEQLSNLGMEPFVAKNVKQLSGGQKQRVAIARALVNQPDMIVADEPTGSLDSQSQEMVLEVFKNLAQTGKTVLIVTHNSEVAEYADVIIKMKDGEVVEEVKK; translated from the coding sequence ATGTCCATTTTATCCATTAAAAATATTTCAAAGTTTTACACTTTGGACGGTAAACATCAAGAGCAGGCTTTAAGAAATATTAACCTGCAGATTGCAAAAGGTAAAATTACAGCGATTTACGGTCCGTCAGGCTGTGGCAAAACTAGCTTGCTAAACATTATCAGTGGTCTAGATAGACAATATGAAGGAGTTTTAGAATTTAAAGGGGAATCCCTCCGTGACTTATCAGAGATTGAACTAACTCAATTTCGTAAAGATAGGATTGGATTTGTGTTTCAAAATTTTAACCTCATTCCTTATCAATCTGTCTTGGACAATGTCAAGCTGCCTCTCTATGTCAAAGATTTATCTGACAGGGAGATGACAATGATTGCAAAGGAGCAATTAAGTAACTTGGGCATGGAACCTTTTGTAGCTAAAAATGTTAAACAACTTTCTGGTGGGCAAAAGCAACGTGTAGCAATCGCGCGTGCACTGGTAAATCAGCCAGATATGATTGTAGCAGACGAACCAACGGGTTCGCTGGATTCTCAATCCCAAGAAATGGTATTGGAAGTGTTTAAAAATTTAGCCCAAACAGGGAAAACAGTATTGATTGTAACCCATAATTCAGAGGTTGCTGAATATGCAGACGTGATTATCAAAATGAAGGATGGTGAAGTCGTTGAAGAAGTCAAAAAATAA
- a CDS encoding ribonuclease P, giving the protein MFNKIRDYLDFAGLQYRNPDKAGEEREKMLEFRHKGQEARKAFTELTKAFQTSHPEWQLQQTSQWMNQAQRLRPHFWAYIQREGKVTEPMLALRLYGTSTDFGISLEVSFIERKKDERTLGKQAKVLKVPTVEGVYYLVYSDGQSQRWEANEENRQILRNKLSNQEVRKVLVKADVSFIENQSLENILEKLEEAYERLLPYYQATRG; this is encoded by the coding sequence ATGTTTAATAAGATAAGAGACTATCTAGACTTTGCAGGTTTGCAGTACCGTAATCCAGATAAAGCTGGGGAAGAACGAGAGAAAATGCTGGAATTCCGTCATAAAGGCCAAGAGGCTCGAAAGGCTTTTACAGAACTGACTAAAGCATTTCAAACCAGTCATCCAGAATGGCAACTCCAACAGACTAGCCAGTGGATGAACCAAGCGCAGCGCTTGCGACCACACTTCTGGGCTTATATACAGCGTGAGGGGAAAGTGACAGAACCTATGTTGGCTCTTCGTTTGTATGGGACATCTACTGACTTTGGAATTTCCTTAGAGGTCAGTTTCATCGAGCGTAAGAAAGATGAGCGAACTCTAGGCAAGCAGGCCAAAGTTTTAAAAGTTCCAACCGTTGAAGGTGTTTATTATCTAGTCTACTCTGATGGTCAAAGTCAACGGTGGGAGGCGAACGAAGAAAATCGTCAAATTTTAAGAAATAAACTATCCAATCAGGAAGTCCGAAAAGTGTTAGTTAAGGCAGATGTTTCTTTTATTGAAAATCAATCATTAGAAAATATTTTAGAAAAATTAGAAGAAGCTTATGAACGCTTACTTCCCTACTATCAGGCGACTAGAGGGTAG
- a CDS encoding low molecular weight protein-tyrosine-phosphatase yields the protein MKKLAFVCLGNICRSPMAEFVMKSMTDNYEIQSRATSSWEHGNPIHKGTQGIFQQYEIPYEKGKTSLQISKEDFEAFDYIIGMDASNVSDLRQMCPVDCQDKIYSFASESVPDPWYTGDFEETYQRVQEGCRAWLERLEKESEGGKS from the coding sequence ATGAAAAAACTAGCCTTTGTCTGTCTGGGGAATATTTGCCGTAGTCCTATGGCTGAGTTTGTTATGAAATCAATGACAGATAATTATGAAATCCAAAGTCGAGCGACTTCTTCTTGGGAACATGGCAATCCGATTCATAAGGGAACTCAAGGGATTTTTCAACAGTATGAGATTCCTTATGAAAAAGGCAAAACATCGCTTCAGATTAGCAAGGAAGATTTTGAAGCCTTTGATTATATTATCGGAATGGACGCTTCAAATGTTTCTGACTTACGTCAGATGTGTCCAGTAGACTGTCAAGATAAGATTTACTCATTTGCATCTGAAAGCGTTCCAGATCCTTGGTATACAGGAGATTTTGAGGAAACCTATCAGCGTGTTCAAGAGGGTTGTCGAGCTTGGTTAGAACGTTTAGAAAAGGAGAGTGAAGGTGGAAAATCTTAA
- a CDS encoding helix-turn-helix domain-containing protein gives MNDLGEKVRLLREEKGLSRPVFCGDESELSVRQLVRIEKGEFRPTIKTLEYIANRLGIPSYVLMPDYKELPKRYQELKYFLLHHPDYGDKELQEQKEEYFDEIFECFYDDLPRDEKVLVDCLQAIDAVRATGNSLYGTSLLENGLHNLLSRDVYKAEELLRLRLYFACNLMDGLKAGEIKESEHETILYFHDKLSSQVDKMEFDCLDLLRDSLLASLTCIEIMGLLHYFKRAVETLNKIGQKTRDFQKQPIVLMLEWKYYIQTDYETAKQKYEEAKMMARMFGNEKLLVSLDKEWAEDLEKYC, from the coding sequence ATGAATGATCTAGGGGAAAAGGTAAGACTTCTTAGAGAAGAGAAAGGACTTAGTCGCCCTGTTTTTTGTGGAGATGAGTCAGAACTGTCAGTCCGTCAGTTAGTGCGCATTGAAAAAGGAGAATTTCGTCCTACGATAAAAACACTAGAATATATAGCGAATAGGTTAGGCATTCCATCTTATGTCTTGATGCCAGACTATAAGGAATTACCGAAACGTTACCAAGAATTAAAATACTTTCTTCTTCATCATCCTGACTATGGAGACAAGGAGTTGCAGGAGCAGAAGGAAGAATATTTTGATGAGATTTTTGAATGTTTTTATGATGATTTGCCACGTGATGAGAAAGTGCTAGTGGATTGTCTTCAAGCTATAGATGCAGTGAGAGCAACTGGTAATTCTTTGTATGGTACCAGTTTGCTTGAAAATGGTCTGCATAACTTACTATCCAGAGATGTATATAAAGCGGAGGAACTATTAAGACTGAGGTTGTATTTTGCATGTAACTTAATGGATGGTTTGAAAGCGGGTGAAATAAAAGAATCTGAGCATGAAACCATTCTTTATTTTCATGATAAACTAAGTTCTCAGGTTGATAAGATGGAGTTCGATTGTTTGGACTTACTTAGAGACTCCTTGTTAGCTTCTTTAACTTGTATAGAGATTATGGGGTTGCTTCATTATTTTAAGAGGGCAGTCGAGACCTTAAATAAAATAGGGCAAAAAACACGAGATTTTCAAAAACAACCGATTGTCTTGATGCTTGAGTGGAAATATTATATTCAGACGGATTATGAAACAGCCAAACAAAAGTATGAAGAAGCAAAAATGATGGCAAGGATGTTTGGCAATGAGAAGTTATTAGTTAGTTTAGATAAGGAATGGGCTGAGGACCTAGAAAAGTATTGTTAA
- a CDS encoding membrane protein insertase YidC — MKKKLQLTSLLGLSLLIMTACATNGTTSDITADSADFWSKFVYFFAEIIRFLSFDISIGVGIILFTVLIRTVLLPVFQVQMVASRKMQEAQPRIKALREQYPGRDMESRTKLEQEMRKVFKEMGVRHSDSLWPILIQMPVILALFQALSRVDFLKTGHFLWINLGGVDTTLVLPILAAVFTFLSTWLSNKALSERNGATTAMMYGIPVLIFIFGVYAPSGVALYWAVSNAYQVLQTYFLNNPFKIIAEREAVVQAQKDLENRKRKAKKKAQKTK; from the coding sequence GTGAAAAAGAAACTACAGTTGACTAGTTTGCTAGGACTGTCCCTATTGATCATGACAGCCTGTGCAACAAATGGGACAACTAGCGATATTACAGCCGATTCGGCTGATTTTTGGAGTAAATTTGTTTACTTCTTTGCGGAAATCATTCGCTTTTTATCGTTTGATATCAGTATCGGAGTGGGGATTATCCTCTTTACGGTCTTGATTCGTACAGTTCTCTTGCCAGTCTTCCAAGTGCAAATGGTAGCTTCTAGAAAAATGCAAGAAGCTCAACCACGCATTAAGGCGCTTCGAGAACAATATCCAGGTCGAGATATGGAAAGTAGAACCAAATTAGAGCAGGAAATGCGTAAAGTCTTTAAAGAAATGGGTGTCAGACATTCAGATTCTCTTTGGCCGATTTTGATTCAGATGCCGGTTATCTTGGCCTTGTTCCAAGCTCTATCAAGAGTTGACTTTTTAAAGACAGGTCATTTCTTATGGATTAACCTTGGTGGTGTGGATACAACCCTTGTTCTTCCGATTTTAGCAGCAGTATTTACCTTTTTAAGTACTTGGTTGTCCAACAAAGCCTTGTCTGAGCGTAATGGAGCTACGACTGCGATGATGTATGGGATTCCAGTCTTAATCTTTATCTTTGGGGTTTATGCTCCGAGCGGAGTCGCTCTCTACTGGGCAGTGTCCAATGCTTATCAAGTCTTGCAAACCTATTTCTTGAACAATCCATTCAAGATTATTGCAGAGCGCGAGGCCGTAGTTCAGGCACAGAAAGATTTGGAAAATAGAAAAAGAAAAGCCAAGAAAAAGGCTCAGAAAACGAAATAA
- a CDS encoding MORN repeat-containing protein, translating into MENLKNFYEKYRVYLTRPLLETLAVVAIVFCAVLVFFLNIPGKGVLKLDNGTIVYDGSLVRGKMNGQGTITFQNGDQYTGGFNNGAFNGKGTFQSKEGWTYEGDFVNGQAEGKGKLTTEQEVVYEGTFKQGVFQQK; encoded by the coding sequence GTGGAAAATCTTAAGAATTTTTACGAAAAGTATCGTGTCTATCTGACTCGTCCACTTTTAGAGACTCTAGCAGTAGTTGCCATTGTCTTTTGTGCTGTGCTCGTCTTTTTTCTAAATATTCCCGGAAAAGGTGTTCTAAAGCTTGATAATGGAACTATTGTTTACGACGGCAGTCTTGTCCGTGGTAAAATGAATGGCCAAGGAACCATTACCTTCCAAAATGGGGACCAATATACAGGTGGTTTCAACAATGGAGCCTTCAACGGAAAAGGTACCTTTCAATCTAAAGAAGGCTGGACCTACGAAGGTGATTTTGTAAATGGTCAGGCTGAAGGAAAAGGAAAACTAACAACAGAACAAGAAGTTGTTTATGAAGGGACTTTTAAACAAGGCGTTTTTCAACAAAAATAA
- the yajC gene encoding preprotein translocase subunit YajC, whose protein sequence is MNPNYTFLIMLVAMLGLMFFMQRSQKKQAQKRMESLNKLQKGYEVITIGGLYGTVDEVDTEKRTIVLDVDGVYLTFELAAIKTVLPLKETASLEGAIEK, encoded by the coding sequence ATGAATCCAAATTATACATTTTTAATCATGCTTGTGGCGATGTTGGGCTTGATGTTCTTTATGCAACGCTCTCAAAAGAAACAAGCACAAAAACGTATGGAAAGTTTAAACAAACTACAAAAAGGCTATGAAGTTATTACAATCGGGGGCCTTTACGGAACAGTCGATGAAGTAGATACTGAGAAGAGAACGATTGTTCTTGATGTAGATGGAGTTTACTTGACTTTCGAACTAGCTGCTATTAAGACAGTATTACCGCTGAAAGAAACAGCTTCACTAGAAGGCGCAATTGAAAAATAA
- the jag gene encoding RNA-binding cell elongation regulator Jag/EloR, whose amino-acid sequence MVVFTGSTVEEAIQKGLKELDIPRMKAHIKVISREKKGFLGLFGKKPAQVDIDAISETTVVKANQQAVKGVPKQINDLNEPVKTVSEATVDLGHVVEAIKKIEEGGQGISDEVKAEILKHERHASTILEETGHIEILNELQLEETALEGEVETPIIESQTEQTESQELEELGLKVEPSFDIEQVATEVTTYVQTIIDDMDVEATLSNDYNRRSINLQIDTNEPGRIIGYHGKVLKALQLLAQNYLYNRYSRTFYITINVNDYVEHRAEVLQTYAQKLATRVLEEGRSHQTDPMSNSERKIIHRIISRMDGVTSYSEGDEPNRYVVVDTE is encoded by the coding sequence ATGGTAGTATTTACAGGTTCAACTGTTGAAGAAGCAATCCAGAAAGGATTGAAAGAATTAGATATTCCAAGAATGAAGGCTCATATCAAAGTCATTTCTCGTGAGAAAAAAGGATTTCTTGGTTTATTTGGTAAAAAACCAGCCCAAGTGGATATCGATGCTATTAGTGAAACGACAGTTGTAAAAGCAAACCAACAAGCTGTAAAGGGAGTTCCAAAGCAAATTAATGATTTGAATGAGCCTGTTAAAACAGTCAGTGAAGCAACGGTTGATTTGGGTCATGTTGTAGAGGCAATTAAAAAGATTGAAGAGGGAGGCCAAGGTATTTCTGATGAAGTCAAGGCTGAAATCTTAAAACATGAAAGACATGCCAGCACTATCTTGGAAGAAACTGGTCACATTGAGATTTTAAATGAATTACAACTTGAAGAAACTGCTCTCGAAGGAGAAGTAGAAACGCCTATTATTGAAAGCCAAACTGAGCAAACTGAAAGTCAAGAACTAGAAGAATTGGGCTTGAAGGTTGAACCGAGCTTCGATATTGAACAAGTAGCTACGGAAGTAACGACTTATGTTCAAACAATTATTGATGACATGGATGTTGAAGCCACACTTTCAAATGATTATAACCGTCGTAGCATCAATTTACAAATTGATACAAATGAGCCAGGGCGTATTATCGGTTATCATGGTAAAGTCTTGAAGGCCTTGCAACTGTTGGCTCAAAATTATCTTTACAACCGCTATTCAAGAACCTTCTACATTACAATCAATGTCAATGATTATGTCGAACACCGTGCAGAAGTCTTGCAGACCTATGCGCAAAAATTGGCGACTCGTGTTTTAGAAGAAGGACGCAGTCATCAGACAGATCCAATGTCGAATAGCGAACGCAAGATTATCCATCGTATTATTTCACGTATGGATGGTGTGACCAGTTACTCTGAAGGTGACGAGCCCAATCGCTATGTCGTTGTAGATACAGAATAA
- the rnpA gene encoding ribonuclease P protein component, which yields MKKNFRVKREKDFKAIFKEGTSFANRKFVVYQLENQKNHFRVGLSVSKKLGNAVTRNQIKRRIRHIIQNAKGSLVEDVDFVVIARKGVETLGYAEMEKNLLHVLKLSKIYQEGNGSEKETTVD from the coding sequence TTGAAGAAAAACTTTCGTGTAAAAAGAGAGAAAGATTTTAAGGCGATTTTCAAGGAGGGGACAAGTTTTGCCAATCGCAAGTTTGTTGTCTACCAACTAGAAAATCAGAAAAACCATTTTCGAGTAGGTCTATCAGTTAGCAAAAAACTTGGGAATGCCGTCACTAGAAATCAAATTAAGCGACGAATTCGGCATATTATCCAGAATGCAAAAGGGAGTCTGGTAGAAGATGTCGACTTTGTTGTCATTGCTCGAAAAGGAGTCGAAACCTTGGGATACGCAGAGATGGAGAAAAATCTACTCCACGTATTAAAATTATCAAAGATTTACCAGGAAGGAAATGGGAGTGAAAAAGAAACTACAGTTGACTAG
- the adhE gene encoding bifunctional acetaldehyde-CoA/alcohol dehydrogenase, translating to MADKKTVTPEEKKLAAEKHVDGLVQKALVALEEMRKLDQEQVDYIVAKASVAALDAHGELALHAYEETGRGVFEDKATKNLFACEHVVNNMRHTKTVGVIEEDDVTGLTLIAEPVGVVCGITPTTNPTSTAIFKALISLKTRNPIVFAFHPSAQESSAHAAQIVRDAAIKAGAPENCVQWITEPSMEATSALMNHEGIATILATGGNAMVKAAYSCGKPALGVGAGNVPAYVEKSANIRQAAHDIVMSKSFDNGMVCASEQAVIIDKEIYDEFVAEFKSYHTYFVNKKEKALLEEFCFGVKANSKNCAGAKLNADIVGKPATWIAEQAGFTVPEGTNILAAECKEVGENEPLTREKLSPVIAVLKSESREDGISKARQMVEFNGLGHSAAIHTADEELTKEFGKAVKAIRVICNSPSTFGGIGDVYNAFLPSLTLGCGSYGRNSVGDNVSAINLLNIKKVGRRRNNMQWMKLPSKTYFERDSIQYLQKCRDVERVMIVTDHAMVELGFLDRIIEQLDLRRNKVVYQIFADVEPDPDITTVERGTEIMRAFKPDTIIALGGGSPMDAAKVMWLFYEQPEVDFRDLVQKFMDIRKRAFKFPLLGKKTKFIAIPTTSGTGSEVTPFAVISDKANNRKYPIADYSLTPTVAIVDPALVLTVPGFVAADTGMDVLTHATEAYVSQMASDYTDGLALQAIKLVFENLESSVKNADFHSREKMHNASTIAGMAFANAFLGISHSMAHKIGAQFHTIHGRTNAILLPYVIRYNGTRPAKTATWPKYNYYRADEKYQDIARMLGLPASTPEEGVESYAKAVYELGERVGIQMNFKAQGIDEKEWKEHSRELAFLAYEDQCSPANPRLPMVDHMQEIIEDSYYGYKERPGRRK from the coding sequence ATGGCTGATAAAAAAACTGTGACACCAGAGGAAAAGAAACTCGCTGCTGAAAAGCATGTCGATGGATTGGTGCAAAAAGCTTTAGTTGCTCTTGAGGAAATGCGTAAACTCGACCAAGAACAGGTCGACTACATCGTAGCTAAAGCGTCAGTGGCAGCTTTGGATGCCCACGGAGAATTGGCTCTACATGCCTATGAAGAAACAGGACGTGGTGTATTTGAAGACAAAGCAACTAAGAACTTGTTTGCTTGTGAACACGTGGTAAACAATATGCGTCACACTAAAACAGTTGGCGTTATCGAAGAAGACGATGTAACAGGATTGACTCTCATCGCTGAACCGGTTGGTGTTGTCTGTGGTATTACTCCTACAACAAACCCAACATCAACAGCAATCTTTAAGGCATTGATTTCATTGAAGACTCGTAATCCTATTGTCTTTGCCTTCCACCCATCAGCTCAAGAATCATCAGCTCACGCAGCTCAAATTGTTCGTGATGCTGCGATTAAAGCAGGAGCTCCTGAAAACTGTGTACAGTGGATCACTGAACCATCTATGGAAGCAACTAGTGCCCTTATGAACCACGAAGGTATTGCAACAATCCTTGCAACAGGTGGTAATGCCATGGTTAAAGCGGCGTACTCTTGTGGTAAACCAGCTCTTGGGGTAGGTGCCGGGAACGTTCCAGCTTATGTTGAAAAATCAGCTAACATTCGCCAAGCTGCACACGATATCGTCATGTCTAAATCATTTGATAATGGTATGGTCTGTGCCTCAGAGCAAGCGGTTATCATTGATAAAGAAATTTACGATGAATTTGTAGCAGAGTTCAAATCTTATCACACTTACTTTGTAAACAAAAAAGAAAAAGCACTTCTTGAAGAATTCTGCTTCGGCGTGAAAGCAAACAGCAAAAACTGTGCTGGTGCAAAATTGAACGCTGACATCGTTGGTAAACCAGCAACTTGGATTGCAGAGCAAGCAGGATTTACAGTTCCAGAAGGAACAAACATTCTTGCTGCAGAATGTAAAGAAGTTGGTGAAAATGAGCCATTGACTCGTGAAAAATTGTCACCAGTTATCGCAGTTTTGAAATCTGAAAGCCGTGAAGATGGTATTTCCAAAGCTCGTCAAATGGTTGAATTTAACGGTCTTGGTCACTCAGCAGCTATCCACACAGCTGACGAAGAATTGACTAAAGAATTTGGTAAAGCTGTTAAAGCTATTCGTGTTATCTGTAACTCACCTTCTACTTTCGGTGGTATCGGGGACGTTTACAATGCCTTCTTGCCATCATTGACACTCGGATGTGGTTCTTACGGACGCAACTCAGTTGGGGATAACGTTAGTGCCATTAACCTTTTGAATATCAAAAAAGTCGGAAGACGGAGAAATAACATGCAATGGATGAAACTTCCTTCAAAAACATACTTTGAACGTGATTCAATTCAATACCTTCAAAAATGTCGTGACGTTGAACGTGTCATGATCGTTACTGACCATGCCATGGTAGAGCTTGGTTTCCTTGATCGTATCATCGAACAACTTGATCTTCGTCGCAATAAGGTTGTTTACCAAATCTTTGCTGATGTAGAACCAGATCCAGATATCACTACAGTTGAACGTGGTACTGAAATCATGCGTGCCTTCAAACCAGATACAATCATCGCTCTTGGTGGTGGATCTCCAATGGATGCTGCTAAAGTAATGTGGCTCTTCTATGAACAACCAGAAGTGGACTTCCGTGACCTTGTTCAAAAATTCATGGATATCCGTAAACGTGCCTTCAAGTTCCCATTGCTTGGTAAGAAGACTAAATTCATCGCGATTCCAACTACATCTGGTACAGGATCTGAAGTAACACCATTTGCCGTTATCTCTGATAAAGCAAACAACCGTAAATACCCAATCGCTGACTACTCATTGACACCAACTGTGGCAATCGTAGACCCTGCCTTGGTATTGACAGTTCCTGGATTTGTAGCTGCTGATACTGGTATGGACGTATTGACCCACGCGACTGAAGCTTACGTATCACAAATGGCTAGCGACTACACTGACGGTCTTGCACTTCAAGCCATCAAGCTTGTATTCGAAAACCTTGAAAGCTCAGTTAAGAATGCAGACTTCCATTCACGTGAGAAAATGCATAACGCTTCAACAATCGCTGGTATGGCCTTTGCCAATGCCTTCCTAGGTATTTCTCACTCAATGGCCCATAAGATTGGTGCGCAATTCCACACAATCCACGGTCGTACTAATGCTATCTTGCTTCCATACGTCATCCGCTACAACGGTACACGTCCAGCTAAGACAGCAACATGGCCTAAGTACAACTACTACCGTGCAGATGAAAAATACCAAGATATCGCTCGTATGCTTGGGCTTCCAGCTTCTACTCCAGAAGAAGGTGTGGAATCTTACGCAAAAGCTGTCTATGAACTTGGTGAGCGCGTAGGTATCCAAATGAACTTCAAAGCACAAGGTATCGACGAAAAAGAATGGAAAGAACATTCACGTGAATTAGCCTTTCTTGCTTACGAAGACCAATGTTCACCAGCTAACCCACGCCTTCCAATGGTTGACCATATGCAAGAAATCATCGAAGATTCTTACTATGGCTACAAAGAAAGACCAGGACGCCGTAAATAA
- the tkt gene encoding transketolase produces the protein MSNLSVNAIRFLGIDAINKANSGHPGVVMGAAPMAYSLFTKQLRINPAQPNWINRDRFILSAGHGSMLLYALLHLSGFEDVSMDEIKSFRQWGSKTPGHPEFGHTAGIDATTGPLGQGISTATGFAQAERFLAAKYNREGYNIFDHYTYVICGDGDLMEGVSSEAASYAGLQKLDKLVVLYDSNDINLDGETKDSFTESVRDRYNAYGWHTALVEDGTDLEAIHAAIEAAKASGKPSLIEVKTVIGYGSPNKQGTNAVHGAPLGADETVATRQALGWDYEPFEIPERVYADFKEHVADRGASAYEAWTKLVADYKEAHPELAAEVEAIIDGRDPVEVTPADFPALENGFSQATRNSSQDALNVVAAKLPTFLGGSADLAHSNMTYIKTDGLQDDANRLNRNIQFGVREFAMGTILNGMALHGGLRVYGGTFFVFSDYVKAAVRLSALQGLPVTYVFTHDSIAVGEDGPTHEPVEHLAGLRAMPNLNVFRPADARETQAAWYLAVTSKKTPTALVLTRQNLTVEEGTDFDKVAKGAYVVYENAADFDTILIATGSEVNLAVSAAKELASQGEKVRVVSMPSTDVFDKQDAAYKEEILPNAVRRRVAVEMGATQNWYKYVGLDGAVLGIDTFGASAPAPKVLAEYGFTVENLVKVVQNLK, from the coding sequence ATGTCAAATCTATCTGTTAATGCAATTCGTTTCCTAGGTATTGACGCCATTAATAAAGCCAACTCAGGTCACCCAGGTGTGGTTATGGGAGCGGCTCCAATGGCTTATAGCCTCTTTACAAAACAACTTCGTATCAATCCAGCTCAACCAAACTGGATTAACCGCGACCGCTTTATTCTTTCAGCAGGACATGGTTCAATGCTCCTTTATGCCCTTCTACACCTTTCTGGTTTTGAAGATGTTAGTATGGATGAGATCAAGAGCTTCCGCCAATGGGGTTCAAAAACACCAGGTCATCCAGAATTTGGCCATACAGCGGGGATTGATGCTACAACAGGTCCTCTAGGTCAAGGGATTTCAACTGCCACTGGTTTTGCCCAGGCAGAACGTTTCTTGGCTGCTAAATATAACCGCGAAGGCTACAATATCTTTGACCACTATACTTATGTTATCTGTGGAGACGGAGACTTGATGGAAGGTGTCTCAAGTGAGGCGGCTTCATACGCAGGCTTGCAAAAACTAGACAAATTGGTTGTTCTTTATGATTCAAATGACATCAACTTGGATGGTGAGACAAAGGATTCCTTTACAGAAAGTGTTCGTGACCGTTACAATGCTTACGGTTGGCATACAGCCTTGGTTGAAGATGGAACAGACTTGGAAGCAATCCATGCTGCTATTGAAGCGGCTAAAGCTTCAGGCAAACCATCTTTGATTGAAGTGAAGACTGTTATTGGATACGGTTCTCCAAATAAACAAGGAACTAATGCGGTACACGGTGCTCCTCTTGGAGCAGATGAAACTGTAGCAACTCGTCAAGCGCTTGGTTGGGACTACGAACCATTTGAAATCCCAGAACGAGTATATGCTGATTTCAAAGAACATGTTGCAGACCGTGGCGCATCAGCTTATGAAGCTTGGACAAAATTAGTTGCTGATTATAAAGAAGCTCATCCAGAACTTGCAGCAGAAGTAGAAGCCATCATCGACGGACGTGATCCAGTTGAAGTGACTCCAGCAGACTTCCCAGCATTAGAAAATGGCTTCTCTCAAGCAACTCGTAACTCGAGTCAGGATGCCTTAAACGTTGTAGCGGCTAAGTTGCCAACTTTCTTGGGTGGATCAGCTGACCTAGCTCATTCAAACATGACTTACATTAAAACAGATGGACTTCAAGACGATGCCAATCGCTTGAACCGTAACATTCAGTTTGGTGTTCGTGAATTTGCCATGGGAACTATCTTGAACGGGATGGCCCTTCATGGTGGACTTCGTGTATACGGTGGAACTTTCTTCGTCTTCTCTGACTATGTGAAGGCAGCTGTCCGCTTGTCAGCCTTGCAAGGTCTTCCTGTGACTTATGTCTTTACCCACGATTCAATCGCAGTTGGTGAAGACGGTCCGACTCACGAACCAGTTGAGCACTTGGCTGGTCTTCGTGCTATGCCAAATCTAAATGTTTTCCGTCCAGCAGATGCGCGTGAAACTCAAGCAGCTTGGTACCTTGCAGTGACAAGTAAGAAAACGCCAACTGCCCTTGTCTTAACACGTCAGAACTTGACTGTTGAAGAGGGAACAGACTTCGACAAGGTTGCAAAAGGTGCCTATGTCGTCTATGAAAATGCAGCAGATTTTGATACCATCTTGATTGCGACAGGTTCAGAGGTTAATCTAGCTGTCTCAGCTGCCAAAGAATTGGCTAGTCAAGGCGAAAAAGTCCGCGTAGTCAGCATGCCATCCACAGATGTCTTTGATAAACAAGATGCAGCTTACAAGGAAGAAATCCTGCCAAATGCAGTTCGCCGTCGTGTTGCAGTCGAAATGGGTGCAACTCAAAACTGGTACAAATATGTTGGACTAGATGGTGCAGTTCTTGGTATTGATACCTTTGGAGCCTCTGCTCCAGCACCAAAAGTATTGGCAGAATATGGCTTTACTGTTGAAAATCTTGTAAAAGTCGTTCAAAACTTGAAATAA